One region of Leptidea sinapis chromosome 10, ilLepSina1.1, whole genome shotgun sequence genomic DNA includes:
- the LOC126966549 gene encoding glycolipid transfer protein has protein sequence MYDTKNCALDQIHHFPSVENGRINLSDFLKAANGLLSIIESFGKIFTPVKNDMQGNIEKIQSILDYNNDSCLIELLVMEKLRGKSVAVDATLWLNRALLFFELVFQEILNETKLKNNDINMKRIFNSAYKGSVKQYHSWTIQQLFSVICKLSPSYTQILKSFGSENDLEAFEAHLSKFNSTLHQVRSKIDEFFVDNNSM, from the exons ATGTATGATACAAAAAATTGTGCACTGGATCAAATCCATCATTTTCCATCTGTTGAAAATGGCCGAATCAACTTGAGCGATTTCCTTAAAGCAGCCAATGGACTTTTATCTATTATTG AGAGCTTTGGAAAAATATTTACTCCAGTAAAAAATGACATGCAAGGAAACATTGAA aaAATACAAAGCATCTTGGATTATAACAATGACTCCTGTCTAATAGAGCTTTTGGTGATGGAAAAGCTTAGAGGCAAATCAGTTGCAGTTGATGCTACGCTGTGGCTTAATAG AGCACTACTGTTTTTTGAACTAGTATTCCAAGAGATTTTGAATGaaacaaaattgaaaaacaatgaTATAAACATGAAAAGGATCTTTAATAGTGCATATAAAGGATCTGTGAAACAGTATCACAGCTGGACTATTCAGCAACTATTTAGT gtaaTATGTAAATTGTCACCATCATATACACAGATCTTGAAGTCATTTGGATCTGAAAACGATTTGGAAGCATTTGAAGCTCATCTGTCGAAGTTTAACTCAACATTACATCAAGTGAGATCTAAGATTGATGAATTCTTTGTCGACAATAATTCGATGTGA
- the LOC126966502 gene encoding uncharacterized protein LOC126966502: MVMDNRMNETNKNDQNSIFITNFQHGETVNYSLILLKGNITFGVCNNYDKLRCIVIYNGVKRESFWDIYNREFKIILELKLGENMIDLEYAGVHKNLFTLFYEPRKTNLRVTPVYIVCQGHDGCFQSPVEVENSIKSACSRIAIGSKLIQCVTAEKLYESGVGRKTFQLEHEVDHKNSECIVFSSSLNVNKARKMKQEELWTHFGRELMLSDLGSSERKFLAFISCTRFKGTDIDKPMTHDEILSYTEAYAALGGGGLALFGTACLYTWPKSTSDIIDAFLECSPVNTRRFMDDSGYRGTLGGCFATTLGSVLHELGHTFDLGHTKDGIMGRGFDNIDRIFLVGNKRSALIKDSMNNFNGKPVQHSTVLLQRNINVTMNVAEPLRVLGPRSKTTLGNFASMSKSDIVRRSPNVTPITRPSSVYSSITNRISDTKRNMNRNGNDSIYWTRNCAILLSYHRWFNNEFGRERQAITRYLKFDKNKMMIISTAGIRIVEVRDESNGMVLDSYEFTNVLPEKRFLLPFSFSHKTKMLTVVVEDDLGNVLKQTFTY, translated from the exons ATG GTAATGGATAACCGGATGAATGAGACCAACAAGAATGACCAGAATTCCATATTCATAACAAATTTTCAGCATGGTGAAACAGTAAATTATTCACTGATTCTTCTAAAAGGAAATATCACTTTTGGTGTATGTAACAACTACGATAAACTGCGATGTATCGTGATATATAACGGAGTCAAAAGGGAATCCTTTTGGGATATTTACAATAGAGAATTCAAAATTATTCTTGAACTGAAACTGGGAGAAAATATGATTGATTTGGAATACGCAGGAGTACATAAAAATCTATTTACGCTATTTTATGAACCCAGAAAGACAAATTTAAGGGTCACACCGGTATATATAGTTTGCCAAGGCCATGATGGTTGTTTCCAAAGTCCAGTTGAAGTGGAAAATTCCATTAAAAGTGCATGTTCTCGTATTGCTATTGGTTCCAAACTAATACAATGTGTTACGGCAGAAAAGCTTTACGAAAGCGGTGTTGGTCGAAAAACGTTTCAGCTTGAACATGAAGTCGATCATAAGAACTCGGAATGCATAGTTTTTAGTAGTTCATTGAATGTAAACAAGGCCCGGAAAATGAAACAAGAAGAGTTATGGACTCACTTTGGTAGAGAATTAATGCTATCTGACTTGGGAAGCTCTGAGAGAAAATTTTTGGCTTTCATATCTTGTACAAGATTTAAAGGCACTGATATTGATAAACCTATGACTCATGATGAAATTTTATCATATACAGAAGCATATGCTGCACTAGGTGGAGGTGGATTGGCTTTGTTCGGAACAGCTTGCTTGTATACGTGGCCTAAGTCAACTTCTGACATTATTGATGCATTTTTGGAATGCAGTCCTGTAAATACACGGAGATTTATGGATGATAGTGGCTACCGTGGCACTTTAGGCGGATGTTTTGCGACTACTTTGGGATCTGTTCTTCATGAACTGGGCCATACATTTGACCTTGGACATACCAAAGATGGTATAATGGGCAGGGGGTTTGACAACATAGACCGCATTTTTTTGGTGGGGAATAAAAGATCAGCCCTCATCAAAGATAGCATGAACAATTTCAACGGCAAACCGGTACAACATTCAACTGTTTTATTACAGCGGAATATAAATGTTACAATGAATGTAGCAGAACCTTTGCGAGTTTTAGGTCCAAGGAGCAAGACCACACTTGGAAATTTCGCTTCAATGTCAAAATCAGATATTGTTCGAAGAAGTCCCAATGTCACACCAATCACTCGACCTTCTAGCGTGTACTCCTCAATTACGAATAGAATATCAGATACCAAACGAAATATGAATCGTAACGGTAATGATTCTATTTATTGGACAAGAAACTGTGCAATTCTATTGTCATATCACCGTTGGTTTAACAATGAGTTCGGGCGAGAGAGACAAGCAATAACGCGATACTTGAAGTTTGACAAAAACAAGATGATGATCATATCGACAGCAGGAATAAGAATAGTCGAAGTTAGGGATGAGTCAAATGGAATGGTTCTTGACTCCTATGAGTTTACAAATGTGTTACCCGAAAAGCGATTCTTATTGCCTTTCAGCTTTTCACATAAGACAAAAATGTTAACTGTTGTCGTTGAAGATGATTTAGGAAATGTGCTAAAGCAAACGTTTACCTACTAA